The Penicillium oxalicum strain HP7-1 chromosome VI, whole genome shotgun sequence genome window below encodes:
- a CDS encoding Cytochrome c oxidase-assembly factor cox23 has protein sequence MSSNAPQDEQHGKAWEKAERKFSHKPASEYYDPCQDFADRSLRCMKRNNFDREMCGDYFQAYRDCKKNWVSDILIEQALTGLPTKL, from the exons ATGTCGTCCAACGCTCCACAGGACGAACAGCACGGCAAGGCATGGGAAAAGGCCGAGCGGAAGTTCTCACA TAAACCTGCGAGCGAGTATTACGATCCGTGTCAAGACTTTGCGGATCGCAGTCTCAGGTGTATGAAACGTAATAATTTTGATCGCGAGATGTGCGGTGACTACTTTCA AGCCTATCGCGACTGCAAGAAGAACTGGGTAAGTGACATTTTGATTGAGCAGGCATTGACTGGGCTACCGACCAAACTATGA
- a CDS encoding putative proteasome subunit beta type-4, translating to MLYRDVLLGITGKDFVIVAASKAIMRGPTIIKAEDDKTRQLNRNTMMAFSGEAGDTVQFAEFIQANVQLYSMRNDTELSPSAVANFVRGELARSLRSRSPYTVNLLLGGMDPLTQQPHLYWIDYLASLAPVPYAAHGYAQYYCLSLLDKHHNPNINLDQGLKLLEMCTDELKRRLPIDYKGVLVKIITKDGVKEVDFDNDKIVRSA from the exons ATGCTATACAGGGACGTTCTTTTGGGCATCACCGGAAAGGACTTTGTCATTGTGGCCGCCTCCAAGGCCATTATGCGAGGTCCGACGATTATCAAAGCCGAAGATGACAAGACGAGGCAGCTAAATCGCAACACAATGATGGCATTCAGTGGAGAGGCCGGTGACACCG TACAATTCGCCGAATTCATTCAAGCAAATGTTCAACTTTACTCGATGCGTAACGACACAGAACTCAGCCCTTCAGCCGTGGCGAACTTTGTCCGAGGAGAGTTGGCCCGCAGCTTGCGGTCGAGAAGCCCTTACACAGTCAACCTACTTCTTGGAGGCATGGATCCTCTCACACAGCAACCCCATCTCTACTGGATTGACTATCTGGCGTCATTGGCTCCCGTGCCATATGCTGCTCACGGATATGCCCA ATACTACTGTCTTTCCCTGTTGGACAAGCACCACAATCCCAATATTAATCTCGACCAAGGTTTGAAACTCTTGGAGATGTGCACAGATGAGCTGAAGCGACGACTGCCGATCGACTACAAGGGT GTTCTCGTGAAGATCATCACGAAAGATGGAGTGAAGGAGGTGGATTTTGACAACGACAAGATTGTTCGGAGTGCGTAA
- a CDS encoding putative mRNA-splicing protein ubp10 codes for MSKRQADLPLDESIPGSPASKKARVDDDDEESDFRSGTVTAHQAGDQENGVHERNDAQKTTNSEREAQSEGEDLSGPSDIDEELSALSVPKRQAQPEEGYDDLYLDTVNRGVLDFDFEKLCSVSLSNINVYACLVCGKYFQGRGPKSHAYFHSLDDNHHVFINIGTKKVYVLPEGYEVKSKSLDDIKYVVDPVYTKSEVSKLDKEVHDAWDLSGTRYRPGFVGMNNIKANDYLNVVVQLLAHVHPIRNFFLLHQFPTPGTPELVLRFSTLVRKLWNPKAFRSHVSPHELLQEIALRSSKRFTLTNQSDPVEFLSWFLNNLHLSLGGSKKPSSTPTSVIQAAFQGQLRIESQAITAHSDTQNARLVFTESGDIKSQTTPFQILTLDLPPTPLFQSANRESIIPQIPLTNLLNKYNGRDASEKMAQRVRHRLLHPLPPYLLFHIKRFSKNRFVSERNPTIVTFPSPRSLDMSPYVEPNPSVCSPSEPILYDLVANIILDPAIAAPGATEDAADKGINAASGGGSSSGAGAGTEKVSWLVQLHDKAVSAENASHTGGAEQQRNSEWLEIQDLFVKRAETETLFTREGYLMVWERRKTPSSKAKGRAKS; via the exons ATGTCGAAAAGACAAGCTGATCTACCGCTGGACGAGAGTATTCCGGGCTCTCCCGCCTCGAAGAAGGCGCGggtggacgatgacgacgaagAAAGTGATTTTCGCAGCGGCACAGTCACCGCGCATCAAGCCGGCGACCAAGAGAACGGCGTACATGAGCGTAACGACGCCCAGAAAACGACCAACAGCGAGCGAGAGGCTCAgagtgaaggagaagaccTTTCAGGTCCCTCGGATATTGACGAAGAGCTTTCGGCCCTCAGCGTGCCCAAGCGACAAGCTCAGCCAGAGGAGGGCTACGATGATCTTTACCTCGACACTGTCAACCGGGGTGTTCTTGATTTCGACTTTGAAAAGCTTTGCTCTGTCAGCCTTTCTAACATCAATGTGTACGCTTGTCTCGTTTGTGGCAAATACTTTCAAGGCCGTGGGCCCAAATCGCATGCATACTTCCATTCCCTCGATGACAACCACCATGTGTTCATCAATATCGGAACAAAAAAAGTTTACGTCCTACCAGAGGGGTATGAGGTTAAGAGCAAGAGCTTGGACGACATCAAATATGTGGTGGATCCTGTATACACAAAGTCCGAGGTCTCAAAGTTGGACAAGGAAGTTCATGACGCTTGGGATCTCTCTGGGACGCGGTATCGGCCAG GCTTCGTTGGCATGAATAATATCAAAGCCAATGACTACCTGAACGTAGTCGTTCAGCTTCTAGCGCATGTTCATCCCATTCGAaacttcttcctcctccatcaATTCCCGACACCCGGAACGCCTGAACTTGTTCTCCGCTTTAGCACTTTGGTGCGGAAACTCTGGAACCCCAAGGCATTCCGATCGCATGTTTCACCACACGAGCTGCTTCAGGAGATTGCGCTGCGATCCTCAAAACGATTCACACTCACCAACCAGTCTGACCCGGTGGAATTTCTGTCTTGGTTCCTTAACAACTTACATCTCTCTCTTGGCGGATCCAAAAAGCCATCTTCAACCCCTACAAGTGTCATTCAAGCTGCTTTTCAAGGCCAGCTCAGAATCGAAAGTCAAGCGATTACCGCACATTCTGATACCCAGAATGCCCGTCTCGTGTTTACAGAATCTGGTGACATCAAAAGCCAAACCACGCCCTTCCAAATCCTCACTCTTGACCTTCCGCCAACGCCGCTTTTCCAGTCAGCAAATCGGGAATCTATCATTCCACAAATTCCTCTGACCAATCTTCTCAACAAATACAACGGCCGTGACGCCTCCGAGAAAATGGCGCAACGTGTTCGGCACCGACTCCTGCATCCCCTTCCGCCTTATCTGCTCTTCCACATAAAGAGATTCAGCAAGAACCGATTCGTAAGCGAGCGAAACCCTACAATTGTGACCTTCCCTTCTCCGCGATCTCTGGACATGTCTCCGTACGTTGAGCCCAACCCATCGGTCTGTTCACCCAGCGAGCCCATCCTCTATGATCTCGTTGCCAATATTATCCTTGACCCTGCGATCGCGGCACCCGGTGCTACCGAAGACGCAGCTGACAAGGGAATCAACGCTGCCTCTGGTGGTGGGTCCTCGTCAGGGGCTGGGGCTGGGACTGAAAAGGTTTCCTGGCTGGTTCAATTGCACGACAAAGCAGTATCGGCAGAAAATGCAAGTCACACTGGCGGAGCTGAGCAGCAGCGAAACTCCGAATGGCTTGAGATTCAGGATCTCTTTGTCAAGCGTGCTGAAACTGAGACCTTGTTTACGCGCGAAGGATATTTGATGGTCTGGGAAAGGAGGAAAACACCCAGTTCTAAAGCCAAAGGCCGAGCCAAATCTTAG
- a CDS encoding Pre-mRNA-splicing factor spp2, translating into MSTGSGASPASKKPAFSIQSRGRPSDHLTGKSRSLARRPHQLEHNDDSSEDEQAPVHEEISGFDTLTGAQITADGKVVSDSNQPLVIPVTSKNNWRDRPGTNARKGKKNLLPQEVQALQEAQKNGQLQAGGAVEVEGPSMAFGLSFAQTSQENGSDAASAQGERMADVQQTSTEEQKTMTEDQLAMQALLRETTGEVERRTDLIIESSKLQGHEDSAPRHDEASSFRADVASRPEPASLDQYNAIPVEEFGAALLRGMGWKDGQSIGRGKYSSSTAAQKAKNPSVPVRRPGFLGIGAKDSGKGAEVELGAWGKSAMRKASRKQGQDNADGDVEGVYMPVTMRNKTTGEYITEEELAELKKESSKAPIDKDDWRERRDRNLGSSRRDKDRDSREYRERDYDDDRPARKNTSSRRDRSSSAGRHSSRRSRHYDDGDRSGERSHRDRPRDHDRDRDRDRDRDRERGHRDRERRRDRDDRDSRRDRDDERDRDHRSDRHGSSRYSSHSSRKDESSHRSRR; encoded by the coding sequence ATGTCTACCGGTTCAGGCGCGTCACCGGCGTCCAAGAAGCCGGCCTTCTCAATACAGTCTCGTGGCCGTCCCTCCGATCATTTGACAGGCAAAAGCCGTTCCTTGGCTCGTCGTCCACATCAGCTTGAACATAACGATGACTCCTCCGAGGACGAGCAGGCTCCTGTTCATGAAGAGATATCCGGTTTTGATACTTTAACCGGTGCCCAAATCACTGCCGATGGCAAAGTAGTGAGCGACTCCAACCAGCCACTGGTCATTCCGGTCACTAGCAAAAACAACTGGCGCGATCGCCCTGGTACAAATGCGCGAAAAGGCAAGAAAAATCTTCTCCCACAAGAGGTACAGGCTTTACAAGAAGCCCAAAAAAACGGACAATTGCAAGCGGGAGGAGCGGTGGAGGTTGAGGGACCAAGCATGGCCTTTGGGTTGAGCTTTGCGCAAACGTCCCAGGAGAATGGAAGTGATGCCGCCAGCGCACAAGGTGAACGAATGGCGGATGTGCAACAAACCTCGACcgaagaacaaaaaacaatGACAGAAGACCAATTGGCTATGCAAGCTTTGCTTCGTGAGACGACGGGTGAAGTTGAACGGCGGACAGATCTCATCATCGAGTCCTCCAAGCTTCAAGGACACGAAGATTCCGCCCCTCGCCACGACGAGGCCAGCTCTTTCCGAGCAGATGTGGCATCTCGGCCTGAGCCTGCGTCTTTGGATCAATACAATGCCATTCCCGTGGAGGAGTTTGGGGCAGCGCTGTTGCGAGGTATGGGGTGGAAAGATGGCCAATCCATTGGGCGAGGAAAATACAGCTCTTCAACTGCCGCGCAAAAGGCCAAGAATCCTAGTGTTCCTGTGCGACGTCCAGGGTTCTTGGGTATCGGCGCTAAGGACTCTGGGAAAGGTGCAGAAGTGGAACTGGGCGCATGGGGGAAATCTGCAATGCGCAAAGCTTCCAGAAAACAAGGCCAGGACAATGCAGATGGCGACGTGGAAGGTGTATACATGCCCGTGACTATGCGCAACAAAACCACAGGAGAATATATCacagaggaagagcttgCCGAACTCAAGAAAGAATCTTCCAAAGCCCCAATCGACAAGGACGACTGGCGTGAACGAAGGGATCGAAATCTGGGATCTAGCCGCCGGGACAAAGATCGTGATTCTCGAGAATATCGCGAACGCGACTACGATGACGACCGCCCAGCTCGAAAGAACACTTCCTCCCGGCGTGATCGAAGCTCGTCTGCTGGCCGACATTCGTCTCGACGCTCGAGACATTACGACGACGGCGACCGGTCAGGTGAGCGCTCACATCGCGATCGCCCACGGGATCACGACCGAGACCGGGATCGGGATCGTGATCGTGATCGGGAAAGAGGCCATCGTGATAGGGAACGCCGTCGGGACCGCGATGACAGGGATTCACGCAGAGATCGTGACGATGAGCGGGATAGGGATCATCGAAGCGATCGTCATGGCAGCTCGAGATACTCCTCGCATTCGTCTCGGAAGGATGAAAGCTCTCATCGCAGCCGACGATAA